Part of the Chloroflexota bacterium genome is shown below.
CCTTGGCTCGTTTGCGCGATTTGGCCAGCACCATTCCTTTGGCAGCTCGTTTGACGCTGGAAATTACCCATCATCCCAATAGCGGGATTAGCCATCGCGAGGTACGGCGCTATTTGCATGTTGCTGCCGAGCAAATGCTCAGCGGCTGGACTCACCCCGCCGCCTATACCCATAGCTCAGGCATTTATCTGCGACCTGTTGAATGCCAACCCTTGCCCGAAGCCGAACATTTACAAATTGACCTCTATCAAGAGGAATATCCCGGGTTAGCGCGGCGAGCACATCGAGCGTGGTGCGACCGTTTATGGCGGGCAATTCGCGGTGGCTATACCCAACTGCCAGCAGGTGAGCCAGCAGTGATCATCGTGGTTGATCATGCTCAGCCAGCGCCGCCGCTTGAGGCGTGGCTTGCGCCCTTGGGTGATATGCTGCGTATGGGTGCGCATCATCGCTTGAGCGCCGTGATTCGAATCGAACTCGCTAGTTTGCGCACAGGTCAGCCCGCGCTTACAATCTTTCATAATCCACGGGCCAGTAGCCCGTTGGTCAGCCAGCCAATTCTTGGCCAGCACGAATTGCATATTTCAATGTTGAATCCTGAAACGTGGTGAGGAACTAGCATGCCCCGAATAACCAAAGTCTATACGCGAACTGGCGATAATGGCACAACCGCGCTTGGTGGTGGCCAACGAGTACCCAAGGAATCGTTGCGGGTTACGGCATTTGGCACAGTCGATGAGCTTAACTCCAATTTGGGCGTAGCCTTGGCGGTTGGCGTGAGCGAACGGCTCCAAGCCCCACTACAAGCCATCCAAAACGAGCTATTTCACCTTGGCTCCGACCTCTGTATGCTCGAAGAAGATAAACAAAAATGGCCGATTCCCCAAATTGAGGCGCGGCATATCGAGGCGCTTGAGCAGCTCATGGACGAATTGATGGATGCGGTTGGTCCACTGGAGAATTTTATTCTGCCTGGTGGCTCGCAAACCTCAGCTCATTTGCACGTTGCCCGCACAGTTTGCCGCCGCGCTGAGCGCGATGTCGTAGCGCTTAGCCGCGAAGAAACCATCGGCAGCTTTGTGATCAAATATCTCAATCGGCTTTCCGATGCATTATTTGTGATGGCCCGCTATGAGAATTTTGTACGCAACGTGCCCGATGTTATTTGGGATAGCCGCGCCTAAATGTGCTAGCCGATCATGGCAAAAATCATGATCGGCTTAGTTAGAGCCAATCTGGTTGCGAATCGCAGCATTGAGCCAAGCACTAAATTGACACATGCGCCAATCGTTACAAGGCTCACACAAGAGATTAAACGCCCCAGCACCAGTTTTTGCCTCATAAATGTGGAGCTGGTTCACCGCATAGCTAAGCAGATCCGGCGTGGCTGTTAGTGCCAGCAAGATTCGTTTGAGATCAGTTTGTTTAATCAGTTGTGGTTCTAGTTCATGAATTGAATGATCTAACAGCTCTAAAACAGCGCTTAGAGCTACCGCCAACAAACAATGTTGCTCACGATCATACAATAAGGCATGGGTTGGTTGCTCGCCAAACACATTGCCAAACGCCAATTGAGGGTTCAACAAACAGGCATCACGTAAATCTTGCACAAAATTCATGTGCCACAAACCAGCCTCTGCCCGCAGCCAACCATCGTTGGCTAGCGCAATCAGATGATTGTATTGCGTATGCCACCACCAACATAAAAAACGACCATCCCCATGATAATCCAGCAAGGCATCGAAATTCCAAGCAGCCTGTGGCGGCGGCAGCGGAACTTCGAGCACAATACCGCCACTGACCAACAAGGCTAATTCTAAGTTGATAATCATAGGTCACCTGCGATCATTTGCAGGTCAGCGAGCCACCAGTAGTCCGTTAACTGAGCACGCAAAACGAGAATGTTTCGACTACACACAGCCATAGCCTCATCCTTGCAAAAGAACGAACCCCAAATCGGTTATCAAATGATCTAGAGCTTTAGGATATAGCTAATTATAGGATGAGCACGCCAAAAAAAATAGCAGGATTTTGGTATTGATCTCAACAAGTTTAAATCATTTGGGTTATGATTTAAACTTGTTGCTTAATATTTTTAATTTATTGAGCAATTATCCGAACATTTGGCCTTTATTCGCTGGTGGTGATCAGCACTGGTAGATTTTTCACGCCAAAGGTAATTGGGGTGGGAATTGGCTCAAGTTGTGCGTCAGGTTTGATCGTGATTGTTTCGATGCGTTTGAGCATGGCTTCTAAGGCTAATTTGCCTTCGAGCCGAGCCAATGGCGCTCCCAAACAGTAGTGAATGCCATGACCAAAAGCAATATGTTGGTTGCCTTTGCGCTGAATATCAAACGTATCAGCATTGGGGAATTGGCTTTCATCGCGGTTGGCCGAGCCAATCACCGCCATCACGCGCTGACCCGCTGGAATCGTCACATCGCCGATTTGTTGCTCAGCATGGGTGTGGCGGGGCATGGCTTTAACTGGCGAATAGTAGCGCAAGGTTTCATCCAACACATTCGGAATTAGGCTAGGGTTGGCGCGTAATTCTGCATAAATGGCTGGTTGCTCGCTAAATACCCGCACCGCATTACCCAACAAATTGGTGGTGGTTTCGTTACCGGCAACCAACAACAAGGCACAAAAGCCAATCAAATCCATATCGGTAAGCGATTCACCATCGATTTGGGCTTTGAGTAAATCGCTAATCAAATCGGCTTGCGGCGCGTTGCGGCGTTGCTCGATCATGCCAAATAGGTAGGCTCCAAATTCTTGGTAAATTGGCACGATTTTGCTCATATCAGGATTATTTGACGAAGTGATGATTTGTTCAGTCCAATATTTGAATTTATCTTGATCTGCGGTGGGCACGCCCAACATTTCGGCGATCACGGTCATGGGCAGAGGCGTAGCAAAATCGCGAATAAAATCTGGCTCTGGTTGGGCCAACATATCATCGAGTAAACGATTGACCAAGCCATCGATCCGCTCGTGCAATTGCTCGATCATACGGGGAGTAAAAGCCAAATTGACCAACGAACGCAACTGGCGATGGCGCGGCGGATCGGTCATTAACATGCTATTGGCAAACATATTCATGCCATCGCCACGGTCGGGCGGAGCCGAGGAGAAGTGTTCGTAATCGGTCATAACCTGCTTGACATCGGCATAGCGAAAGACCACCCACGAGCCAATCGTTTGATCAAAATAGACCGGATTTTGCTCACGCATGGTTTTAAACCACGGGTAAGGGTTCAACAGGGATTGCATAAAACTCACGCTGGTTCTCCTTCCGACTGAAAAACACAATCCACATTATTCTACTGCTAGATTATGAAGCTGGCTCGGCTGAGGTTGAGCCAAGCCGCAACAACGTGGTCGCTTGCCAAGTATTGCTCGTGCCCAAGCGAGTCATCAACTTCTTGCCCAGCAATTCGTTGCAAGCTTTCTGAAATTGGGCCTCGGTGAGTTGGCCCAACCAACCTTGACGCAACAGCGTATCGAGTAAATCGCCATAGCTCCACAAGCGTGGTTGCTGCGTGGCAATGGTGGTTATTGCGGCTACAATTTGGGCATGCTGTTGGCGACGCAGTTGGTTTTTGCTCGGCAAGGCGGGGTCGAATAAGCCAATTTGCTGGGGATTGCCCGCATTCTGCAACATGGCTTGGGCTTCGGGGTCTTGCAACAATGCCCCTTCAAATTGATACAAACACTGATTGAAGGGCAAAATCAACGAGCGATCGCTGGTCGCGATGATCAAATCGTAAACTTTTTGGCCCCATGTGGTATGGATTGAACAAGCCGCCGCCCAGCGCCAACGCGAGCCGCCAAGCTCCGTTAACTGCTGAAGATAGAAATTTTGCAGGGCTGAGAGTAGGGTTTCGCTCGGTGATTCGTTCACAATTGTTCGCCAATTGCGGCTAGCAAACAGCTGATCAAGCTGACGCTCGGTTTGGGTCGGTTGCTGTTCACGCTGCGCTAGCAAATTAACCAAGCCCACGTGATCAAAGCGTAAGATCAGATCAGTGCGGGCTAAACGGCGGGCCAATTGATCCAAGCCATTACTAATTGGCAGCAAACCAAATTCGCCATCCAAGAGCAGCAAGGCTGGGTTGGCGGCTAATTGACTGGTTAATTGGGTCAGATTAAGCTGATCATGAGGCCAAAATTTGAACTGTTGCTCGATGGATTGTTGCCATACCGCCTGTTGTTCGGGGCTGGTGGTACGTAGAATGAGTTGAACTGAGGCTTTGGTTTGGTTGGCAAGCTGTTGATAGTGGATAGCTGCGCCAGCAGTAGCCCAACGCCCAGTACCATAACGCACGGCCCCAGCCTCGCCATCGAAAATCACCAAGTGTTGGTGGGGCGAGAGGCTTGGCGTGATCAGCGGGAGATAGGTTTGCACGAGGCTAACTTTGCGTTCAGACCATCGTTGGGCTTGCGATTGCAACATAGGGTTACTCGTAGCAACAAAACCACTTGGCTATATGCTATCACGAGCAAGCCCACTTTGCCTATGAATTTTAATAGTTTTATTATTTTGGCTTTTTCAAGGTTTAATGGCGGTGTACATCAACAGGGTTCACCCAATGGCCTCGGTTGAGATGTTGGATGGAGCTAATCCATCTCCCAACCGAGGTCGGATGCCGAGGATATCAGCCATCAACCACCGCAGTTTTCGCCATTAAACGCCGCAGTGGAAGAGGGATTGGCAGCTGGGCATGCTTACTGCGCCAAACTTGGAATGATCATTTGAATAATCCGCTTCCAACTAGCAGCAAGTTCGTCTACGGCCAAAAGTTCGCGGCCAAACGCTTCATCGCGCTCGTGGTGCAGATGTTGATTGACTTTATGCACCGTAATCGCGGGATGCGGACGCTCGATCAACTCCAATGCAGCGCCAACTTGCACCTCGCCTGCTTGCAAAACCCGCAGATAAAAGCCACTGCGCAAGGTAGCAATTGTGCGTTGTTGCAAACCGTCGAGACCAAGCTTGCGATCTTGTTTGGTGCAGGGGTAGCGTGGCGCACAAATTTGCACAATCGCGCTCCCAACCTTAAACACATCGCCAATACACACATCTTTTTCAGTTACGTTGCTAAGCGTCCAATTTTCGCCGATGCCGCTGGCTTGTAACATCGGGTGATCATCGGCT
Proteins encoded:
- a CDS encoding cob(I)yrinic acid a,c-diamide adenosyltransferase, producing MPRITKVYTRTGDNGTTALGGGQRVPKESLRVTAFGTVDELNSNLGVALAVGVSERLQAPLQAIQNELFHLGSDLCMLEEDKQKWPIPQIEARHIEALEQLMDELMDAVGPLENFILPGGSQTSAHLHVARTVCRRAERDVVALSREETIGSFVIKYLNRLSDALFVMARYENFVRNVPDVIWDSRA
- a CDS encoding cytochrome P450, which codes for MQSLLNPYPWFKTMREQNPVYFDQTIGSWVVFRYADVKQVMTDYEHFSSAPPDRGDGMNMFANSMLMTDPPRHRQLRSLVNLAFTPRMIEQLHERIDGLVNRLLDDMLAQPEPDFIRDFATPLPMTVIAEMLGVPTADQDKFKYWTEQIITSSNNPDMSKIVPIYQEFGAYLFGMIEQRRNAPQADLISDLLKAQIDGESLTDMDLIGFCALLLVAGNETTTNLLGNAVRVFSEQPAIYAELRANPSLIPNVLDETLRYYSPVKAMPRHTHAEQQIGDVTIPAGQRVMAVIGSANRDESQFPNADTFDIQRKGNQHIAFGHGIHYCLGAPLARLEGKLALEAMLKRIETITIKPDAQLEPIPTPITFGVKNLPVLITTSE
- a CDS encoding MOSC domain-containing protein, whose product is MITIETLAIGQPQTYHDAKGAWSSAIGRQAITTPVRLEQLGHVGDAVADTKNHGGPDKAVCCQPASHYPLWQAEYGLADDHPMLQASGIGENWTLSNVTEKDVCIGDVFKVGSAIVQICAPRYPCTKQDRKLGLDGLQQRTIATLRSGFYLRVLQAGEVQVGAALELIERPHPAITVHKVNQHLHHERDEAFGRELLAVDELAASWKRIIQMIIPSLAQ